The genomic region GCTCGACGTCGTCGGCGTGCACCTCGTCGGTGGCCTTTCCGGCACCCTCCTGATCGGTCTGTTCGCCAGCGAGGCGGCCCCGGCCAAGATCAACGGCCTGTTCTACGGCGGCGGCTTCGACCAGCTGTGGCGCCAGGCCGTCGGAGCGGTCGCGGTGCTCGCGTACTCGTTCGTGATCAGCCTCGCCCTCGGCTACCTGATCAAGTTCACCGTCGGCTTCCGCGCCGCGGAGGAGGCCGAGGTGGCGAGCATCGACGAGGCCGAGCACGCTGAGCGGGCGTACGAGTACGGCAGCCTCACCAGTGCGCGGGGTACCGGCAAGCCGAGCGTGGCCGCGGGTGCGACCGCGGTCCTCGAGGGGAGCAACAAGTCATGAAGCTGGTCACCGCGATCATCAAGCCGTTCACGCTCGACGACGTGAAGAGCTCCCTGGAACAGCTGGGGGTGCTGGGCATGACCGTCAGCGAGGTGCAGGGCTACGGCCGCCAGAAGGGCCACACCGAGGTCTACCGCGGCGCCGAGTACTCGGTGGACTTCGTGCCCAAGATCAAGATCGAGGTCGTCGTGGACGACACCGCAGTCGACAAGGTGCTGGACGCGGTGGTCGAGGCCGCCCGCACCGGCAAGATCGGCGACGGCAAGGTCTGGGTCACCCCGGTCGACGCCGTGGTGCGGGTGCGCACCGGCGAACGCGGATCGGACGCGCTGTAGAAAACCGGGGGAGACGGTCCGTGGAGAACAACGAAACGGCCGTCGTCACGGCTGACGACCTGGTGCGAGCACGCGAACGGCTGCTCGTGCCAGGTCGTCGTCGCTTGGCCGCCGAACCGCTGCGCGAGGCACTCGTGGACCTGCACGAGTTCTGGCTCACCAAACACGCGGGCGGAGCGGGGATATCCGGATCGGGTATCGCGCTGGTGGCGGTCGGCGGGCTGGGGCGGCGAGAGCTCGTGCCCTACTCCGACCTCGATCTCGTGCTCGTGCACGGCGGCGTCAAGAACATCGACGAGATCGCCGAGAAGCTCTGGTACCCGCTGTGGAACTCCGGCATCGGCCTCGACCACTCCGTCCGCACGGTCGGCGAGGCGCTGCGCGTCGCGGCCGGTGACCTGCGGACCGCGTTGGGGCTGCTGGACGTCCGGCACATCGCGGGCGACCAGGAGATCACCAGGAAACTGGCGGACGGCGCGCGGCAGGCGTGGCGCGGCAACGTGCGCAACCGCCTCGACGAGATCGCCGAGTCCTCGACGAAGCGGTGGGCGCGCAGCGGCGAGATCGCGCACCGCGTGGAACCTGACCTGAAGCACGGCCGTGGCGGGTTGCGGGACATCACGATCCTGGACGCGCTGTCGGTCGCCCAGCTGGTCGACCGGCCGTCGGCGGACGTCGACGAAGCCCGCAAGCTGCTGCTGGACGTGCGCACCGAACTGCGCCGAGTGGCCCGGAAACCGCGCGACGTGCTGCGGGCGCAGGACGGTGACGAGGTGGCCTCCGGGCTCGGGCTGGCCGACCGGTTCGCCCTGGCCCGTTCGCTTTCCTCCGCCGCGCGTACGGTCGTCTACGCGTTCGACGTGGCGGTGCGCGCGGCTCGGGCGGCGGTGCCGAAGCGGGGGCTCGGGGCGTTCCTCCGGGGGCAGCCGCCGCGCAGACCGTTGGATGAAGGCGTTGTGCTGCACGGGTCAGAGGTGTCTCTGGCCCGTGACGCGATTCCGAGCCGTGATCCGGCGTTGTTGTTGCGTGTCGCGACGGCGGCGGCGCGCTCGAAGCACCCGATCGCGGCCGGCACGCTGACCAGGCTCGCGGACTCGGCGCCGGAGCTGCGCCAGCCGTGGCCGCGCGAGGCCCGCGAGGAGCTGCTGGCGTTGCTGGGCAGCGGCAGCGGACTCGTGGACGTCGTGGAGGCGTTGGACCGCACGGGGTTGTGGGGCCGGCTGTTCCCGGAGTGGGGTGCCGTGCGGGACCTCCCGCCACGCGACGCCGCGCACATGTGGACGGTCGACCGGCACCTGGTGCAGACCGTCGCCCACGCGGCGCGGCTCGCGACCACGGTGTCGCGGCCGGACCTGTTGCTGCTCGGTGCATTGATCCACGACATCGGCAAGGGACGGCAGCAGGACCACTCCGAGGTCGGGGCGGCGCTGGCCACGGCGATCGGTGAGCGGATCGGGCTGTGGCCGCAGGACATCGAGACGTTGTCGGCGCTGGTCCGCCACCACCTGCTGTTGCCGCACACCGCGACCCGGCGCGACGTCGAGGACTCCGCGACCGTGCACCGCGTGGTGGAGACGCTGAACGGTGACGCGGTCCTGCTGGAGCTGCTGTCCGCGTTGGCGGAGGCCGACTCCCTGGCGACCGGCCCCGGCGTGTGGACGGACTGGAAGGCCGCGCTGCTGGCCGACCTGGTCGCGCGCTGCCGCACGGCGATGGCGGGCGACGCGTTGCCCAAACCGGAACCGCTCGACCCCGCGCACGTGGCGATGGCCGAACGTGTTGCGGCGTCGGGGAAACCGGACGTGCTGCTGGAGAAGCAGGACCACGCGGCGGTCGTGACGGTGCTCGCGCCGGACCGGCCGGGCATGCTGTCCAAGGCCGCGGGCGTGCTCGCGCTGAACTCGCTGGAGGTGCACGCGGCGACGCTGCGCTCGCACGGCGGGGCGACGGTCGACGCGTTCACGGTCTCGCCGCGGTTCGGCTCGCTGCCCGACGCCGCGTTGCTGCGCGAACAGCTGGCCAGGACGATCGAGGGAACGTTGCCGCTGGCCGACAAGCTCGCCGCCAAGGAACGCGACTACGGCGGCCCGCCGCTCGACCCACCACCCGCCCGCGTGCTGTGGTTCGACGACGAGGCGACCGGCGCGGTCGTGCTGGAACTGCGCGCGGCGGACCGGATCGGCCTGCTGCACCGGGTCGCGGGCGCGTTGGAGCAGTGCGGTGCCGACGTCCGATGGGCGCGCGTGTCGACACTGGGCGCGACCGTCGTGGACTCGTTCAGCATCGCCGGCTCCGAGCTCGACCGGCGGCGGATCGAACGCGCCGTCCTCGACGCGGCCAGGTAGCGGATGAGTAGCTCTACGCACAACCACTCGGGGTGCTCACGCTCCTGCGGCGTTCCGGAACAGGGCAGTCTTCTCCTCGTCCGGGAAGAGTCCTTCGAGGGGTGGACCGCTTCCCGGGCGGAGTAGCCCGGCCGGGGCAGGCCGGCGGCACGGGTTGGTGGGGCTGGGGGAGGCACCGCACAACCTGGACACCGCCGTCCGGCTCCGGCCGCGGTTCTCCCGCTCTGAACCGGGGTGCCCCTCGCCCCGGCCCCGTCCACCGCCGTCCGGCTCAACGACGCGGGCCTCGTCGCCGGCACCGTCGGCTCCTCCGCCGCCACCTGGACCGCCACCGGAACCCAGACCGTCCTTCCCACCCTGTCCGGCCCGACCACCACCCGCCCCACCGCCTGACCGAGAACGGCCAGGTCATCGGCGTGGCCACGTTCCCGGACAACACCTACCGCGCCGTCGTCTGGCGCTGACGGTGTCCAAACGCGGTGGCCAGGTGCTCCTGGTCACCACGAATTTCCTGTGCATTCGGTGATAAATCGGACCAAACTGAACGAGAGGGTCAGCCGAGACGTCTTCTAGGACATGACCGCCGTGTTGAACGCGCAGACCACCGCCGTCCGAGTGCAGCCCCGCTCACTCGTCGTCCTCGCCGGCATCCCCGGCGCGGGCAAGACGACGCTGCTCACCCGCCTCGACGCGGACGAACCGGTCACCGTCCTCGACTCGGACCAGGTCCGCACGTTCCTGGAACCCCGCATCCCCCTGCCCTACAAGTACTGGCGGATCGTCGTCCACCTCACCCACCGCCTGCGCGTCTTCTGGGCCGCCTTCTTCTGCCAGGGCCTGCTGGTGGTCCACGAGCCCTCCACCCGCCCCGGCACCCGCTTCATGCTGGTGCTGGCAGGCCTGCTGTCCGGCCGCCCCCGCCACTTCCTGTGGCTCGACGTCTCCCCGGCTCAAGCGCTGGACGGCCAGATCGCCCGCCGCCGCGTCGTGCGCACCCACGCGTTCGAACGGCACGTGCGGCGCGGCGTGGAGATGCGCGAACGGTTCGAGTCGGGCTGGGTCCCGTTCGGCTTCCGGTCGGTCACGCTGCTGACGCGAGCGGGCACGTCCGGCGGCCTGCGCGTCAACGTGGGCTGATCCGCTTCCGCGCCTCCGCGACGAGGTCCTGGACGTCTGTGCTCTCAGCCGTGCCTGCCAGCGGATGAGTGGTGCCGTCCGACGTGTCCCAGTACCGGACCGTGCAGTCCGCCGAGCCGGTGACGGCGAGGCCGTCCGGTGACCACAAAGCCGCCTGGACCGCATCGCTGTGGCCGATGAGCGCGGTACGTTGACCACCGGTGACCGGGTCCCACACCCGTGCCGTGCAGTCCTTGGACGCGGTGAGCAGACTGCGGCCATCTGGTGACCACGCCGTGGAGGTGATCTCGTCGAGGTGTCCGCGCAGTTGGGTCTCTTCGGTGAGCACGTCGGTCAGGCGCAACAGGATGGTCGTCCCGTCGGCGCACCCGGCTGCGAGGAGCGCACCGTCCGGGTGCCATGCGAGCGAGGTGAACTTCCTCGGTGCGCGGAAGGTGCAGCACGTGGCGCTCATCGAGTTGAGAGTGATCAGGTTGTCCTCGCCGGCCACGGCGAACAGCTCCTGAACCGGATGCCAGGCGACGGCCCGCAAGGTGCCGGTGTGCTTGGTCCACTGCGGGCTCCGCTGGAGGTGCCCGTCCGCGTCGTAGACCCACGGCAGCCGGCTGCGGTCGATCGAGACCACCGCGAGAAGTGATCCGTCGCGGGACCAGTGCCCGTCCTGCACCAGGTCTCCGGCGTCGAACAGGTGTCGCAGCTGCCCGAAGTCGCCGTCCACCAGCTGGACGGTCGTTCCGGCGCCGGCAGCGAACCTGCTCCCGTCCGGGCGCCACGCCGCGAACCTCGCCGGGTGGTTGGTGAACGTGACGCTGTCGCGGTTCACCGCCGTCGTCCAGGGCGTGCTGATCAGTCCGACGGCTGAGGTCGCCGCGCTGCCGACGACCAGTTTCCGGTCGAGCGGGTGCCAAGCGAGCGATCCCACGGGTCCGCCGGTGCGGAAGCCGCTGCGGTGAGGTTCGGACCCGATCTTCCAGACGCGGTGGACCCCGTCCTCGGCAACGGTTGTCAGCCGATCGCCCCGGTGCGACCACTCCAGGTCCAGCACACCCCGTTCGTGCCCGCGCAGCTTCAGCACCACCTTTCCGGACACCGCGTCCCAGACGTGCACCGCCCCGTCCGCCGACCCGGTGGCGAGCCTCGTGCCTTGTGGTGACCAGCGCACCCGCCGCAACCCGTCGGCGCGTCCCTCGAGGCGACGTTCCCGTCCGGCGGGCTGGTCGAACCCGATGACGGAGATCGTGCCGTCGTCCCTCGCCCCTGCGATCCAGTTCCCGTCAGGGGACAGGTCGGCGTCGCGCAACCCCACCGGGTCGTCCTCGGCCACGCACCAGTGCACGTCGGCCGGGTCGTGGTGCTGGTTGCCCACCTCGCGCAGGTGCACACTGCCGTTCGGGTATGCCACCAGCACGTGCTCGCCGGTCGAAGTCAGTCGTGCGGACACCGGTGGGCTGGGCAACTTGAAGGTGCGAGTCGTCCGTTCGGCGTGCGTCGAGGACAGCCGCAGCACATCTCCGACCGCACTGGTCGTGATGACGTTCGTCTGAGACCAGGCGATCGACCCGATCGGACCGGCGGCGTCGCGGAGGTCGTCCTGTCGCTCGCCGGAGTCGGCGTTCCAGGTTCGCACGGTGCATTCGTTCGACCCGGTCACGAGCAGGGCGTCGTCGGGTGACCATCTCACGGCAACGGCGTTCCGGCTGAGGACAGCGCGGAGCAGGTGCGTCGCCGCCATCGCGTGCAACAGGGCCTGCCGCCAGCCTGACAGGTCTGGTGCGTGCAGGAACAGCCACACGGTCAGGTCGTCGCCGGCGAGCATGCGGAGCGTGTCGCGCGGTTCGAGAGCGCTCGCCCGATGCACCTCGGTGTCGGCCCACAGCTGAATCGACTGCCGCAGCAGCCCGACGGCATCACGGGTGAAGTCCAAGGCCGTGAGCGTCTCCTCCAAGTGCGGCCACAGTTCGGCGAACTTCGACTCGGGCGGAGACAGGACGCCCAGCAGCGTGGCCAGGCGTGAGGGTGCGATGAGCTGGTCCGAGTGCTTCGTCCACTCCGCGGCGACGTCCTCGACCTCGCGCCAGACCCGCAGCACCGCGTGGTCGCGTTCCAACTCCTCACGGAACCGTGGCCAGTGCACGAACAGGCTCTCGTGTGCCACCTGGAGCGTCTGCCGGGTCGTGGTGAGCACCCGGTTCGTGATGAACGGGTCCAGCACCTGCCGGTCTTGCGCTCTCAAGTCGTGCATCCGCAGTGCCCGCCTGGTGAACTTCCCGCTCTCGTCCACGGCCACAAGTCGGCGCAACGTGCGCAGCACTCGCCGTTCGGCCTCGCGCACCGGTGGCCACGACCCGTCCTGGTCCCGCACGAGATCTCGCGCCAGCGCGAACGCCTCGTCGGCCTGGCGCCGGAGCACGTCCATGACCCGACCGGACGCGACGTACTCGGCGCGGGTGATCGGACGTGGTGGGCGCAGGCCGTCCGGGTTGACGTGCCGCCACAGGTTTTCCAGCGCGAAAGCCAGCAACGGCAACGACTCTCCGGTCGCGTCCTCCTGGATCAAGCCCAACGCGGCGTCGTCGACGTGCCACCCGAGTCCGCGCAACGGGCCGTTCACCACCATCGGCAAGTCGGCCTTCGTGAGCGGGGTGACGAGGAAGTCGTCGCGAAGCAGCGGTTCGATCTCCGCCTGCCGCATCAGCTCGTCGAGGAAGTCCGACCGCACGGTGTAGACGACCCAGGCCTTGCCCCTGCTGGCTTCGACCAGTCGCTCGACGAGTGCTGCGGCCTGCGGTGCCAGCCGGTCGGTGGCACCCGACAGCAGCTCCTCCGCTTGGTCGAGCACGACGAGCGTGCGGCCAGGGCGTTCGATCGGCGGCAGCACACCGTGCGAGGGCGTGACCGGACCGGCGATCGTCCAGCCCTCTCTCCGCAGCAGCGGGATGAGACCAGCGCGCACCAGCGATGACTTGCCCGCACCCGACGGGCCGATGACCGCGAGGGCGCCGGACTCGCGCCGGCCCAGCAGGGGTTCGGCGAGTCGCTGGATGTCGTTCTCCCGACCGAAGAAGAGCGAGGCCTGGTGCTCGTCGAACGGCTTCAGGCCGGGGAACGGTGAGGTGGTGCCCGCCGCCTTGCCCACACCGGCCCGTGCCAGGGCCTGCAGCACCGTGTCACGAGCCGCCGCCAACGACACCGGGTCCGCCGCGTCGACGCGATGCGCCTGCAGGTCGTTGAGGACGGCGCGACCTTGTGACCCGCTGAAGAACTCGATGCACGGCGAGAGGGGCTTGCGTTCGCGGAACACCGACGTCTCCCAGATGCACCACTCGGAGGAGGAGCCGGGCGACGTGACGACGATCAGAGCTTCGGCGCCGAGCAGTTCGCGGCGCAGGCTGTCCTTCCACGGAAGCGAGACAGTGGGGCCCGATCCGGGGGCCGTGTACGCGTGCACGTCCTCGTAACCGGCGGTGAGGAGAGCTTCGCGCAGGTGGAGCGCGATGATGTCGCCCTCGTCGTGGCCGTGGTAGCTGACGAAGATGCGCCCCATGCGCTGCATCCTGCAGCAATCGGCGCAGATGGGGAGCCTGCCCTCGGGTGACGGGGCGGCCAGCTAGTCTGGGTGGCGTGTTCTCCACGCTTTCCGACCGGCTGACCGCGGTCCTCCAGGGCCTTCGCGCCAAGGGCAAGCTCACCGACGCCGACATCGACGCCACCGCGCGCGAGATCAGGGTCGCGCTGCTCGAGGCCGACGTCGCGCTGCCCGTGGTGCGCGGCTTCATCGCCAAGGTGAAGGAGCGCGCCAAGGGTGCCGAGGTGCATCAGGCGCTCAACCCGGCGCAGCAGGTCGTGAAGATCGTCAACGAGGAACTGGTCAACGTCCTCGGTGGTGAGACGCGCAGGCTGAACCTCGCGAAGAACCCGCCGTCGGTGGTCATGCTCGCGGGTCTGCAGGGTGCCGGCAAGACGACGCTCGCGGGCAAGCTCGCGAAGTGGATGAAGGGGCAGGGGCACACGCCGCTGCTCGTCGCGGCCGACCTGCAGCGCCCCAACGCGGTCACGCAGCTGCAGGTCGTCGGTGAGCGGGCGGGCGTGCCCGTGTTCGCTCCCGAGCCCGGCAACGGCGTCGGCGACCCCGTCTCGGTGTCGAAGCGCGGCATCGAGGAAGCCAAGGCCAGGCAGCACGACATCGTCATCGTCGACACGGCCGGCCGGCTCGGTGTCGACGAGGAGATGATGCAGCAGGCCATCGACATCCGGGCCGCGGTCGAGCCGGACGAGATCCTGTTCGTGGTCGACGCGATGGTCGGTCAGGACGCGGTCAACACGGCCACGGCGTTCCACGACGGCGTCGGGTTCACCGGTGTCGTGCTCACCAAGCTCGACGGTGACGCCCGCGGTGGTGCGGCGCTGTCGGTCCGCGAGGTCACCGGCCAGCCGATCCTCTTCGCGTCCAACGGTGAGAAGCTCGAGGACTTCGACGTCTTCCACCCGGACCGGATGGCGAGTCGCATCCTCGGCATGGGCGACGTGCTCACCCTGATCGAGCAGGCCGAGCAGCACTTCGACCAGGAGCAGGCCGAGAAGGCCGCGGCCAAGCTGCACACCGGCCAGCTCACGCTCGAGGACTTCCTGGAGCAGATGCTCGCGATCCGCAAGATGGGCCCGATCGCGAACCTGCTCGGCATGCTCCCCGGCGCCGGCCAGATGAAGGACCAGCTCGGGATGCTGGACGAGAAGCACCTCGACCGCATCCAGGCGATCATCCGCGGCATGACGCCGGCGGAGCGGGACGACCCGAAGATCATCAACGGTTCGCGGCGGCTGCGCATCGCGAACGGGTCCGGCGTCAAGGTCAGCGACGTCAACGACCTGGTCAACCGCTTCTTCGAGGCCCGCAAGATGATGGCGTCGATGGCCGGCCGGATGGGCTTCGGCGGTGGCGGCAGCAAGAACCGCAAGGGCAAGAAGGGGAAGAAGGGGAAGGGTCGCGGCCCGACGCCCCCCAAGATCAAGGGCGGCTTCCCCGGGATGATGCCCGGCATGGGCGGCTTCCCCGGCATGGGCCAGATGCCCGGCATGCCTCCCGGCGGCCTTCCCGACCTCGGCGGCGCCCTGAACGAGCTCCCGCCCGGCTTCGACCCGTCGAAGTTCAAGTTCGACGGCGACGACAAAAAGAAGAAGTGACCATGCACCTGCGCGGCGTCGTCCTGCCGGACGGCGAGCCGCGAGACCTGTGGGTGGTCAACGGCCGGGTGCGCACCCGGCCCGTACCGGGTGCGCAGACCCTGGTCGACGGCGGTTACCTCGTTCCCGGCCTGGTCGACGCGCACTGCCACGTCGGCCTCGGGCCGCAGGGTGGCGTCGAGCTGCCGGAGGCCGTCGAGCAGGCGCTGACGGACCGCGCCGCGGGTACCTTGCTGATCCGCGACTGCGGTTCGCCGATCGACACGACGCCGCTGCAGGAGCGCCTCGACCTGCCGCGGATCATCCGCGCGGGCAGGCACATCGCCAAGCCGAAGCGGTACATCCCGCACATCGGCGTGGAGATCGAGTCCGACCTGCCGACCGCCGTCGCCGAGCAGGTGGCGTACGGCGACGGCTGGGTGAAGCTCGTCGGCGACTGGATCGACCGGGGCGTCGGCGACCTCGCCCCGTTGTGGACCGACGACGAGCTGGAAGCCGCCGTCAAGGTGGCCCACGCCGCCGGTGCCAAGGTCACCGCGCACGTGTTCGGCGAGGACGCGCTGCCCGGCCTGATCAACGCCGGCATCGACTGCATCGAGCACGGCACCGGCCTCACCGACGACACGGTCGCGCTGATGGCCGCCCGCGGCACGGCGCTGGTGCCGACGTTGATCAACATTGAGACGTTCCCCGGCATCGCGGACAAGGCCGGCAAGTACCCGGCCTACGCGAACCACATGCGCGACCTGCACGCCCGTGTCGCGAGCACGGTGTCCAAGGCGATCGAGGCGGGCGTCCCGGTCTACGCGGGCACCGACGCGGGCGGCGGCATCCAGCACGGCCGCATCGTCGACGAGATCGCCGCGCTGCACCGCGTGGGCATGAGCGCGGCCGACGCGATCGGCGCCGCGTCGTGGAACGCCCGCGAGTGGCTGGGCTTCCCGTCGCTCGTCGAGGGCGCGGCCGCGGACATCGTGGTGTACGACGAGGACCCGCGCACGAACCTCGACGTCCTGCGGTCACCGCGCCTGGTGATGCTCCGGGGCCGGGTCTACTGAGCCTGGGCGAGCGCACCTACCTGGTACGACCCGCCCTTCTGCTGCGTGATCACCGCCATCCGGTTGGCCGCGTTGATCAGCCCCACCAGGCACACCAGCGCGGCCACCTGCTCGTCGTCGTAGTGCTTGCGGACGTTCGCCCAGGTCTCGTCGCTGACGCCGTCCCTGGCCAGCAGCGTGCCCTCCTCGGCGAACGCCAGCGCGGCCTGCTCCGCCTCGGTGAACACGGTCGTCTCCCGCCAGCCGGCGACCAGGTGCAGCCGCAGCGGGTCCTCACCGGCCGCCACGGCCTCCTTGACGTGCATGTCGAGGCAGAAGCCGCAGCCGTTGAGCTGGCTGGCCCGCAGGCTGACGAGCTCGGCCGTGAGCACGGGCAGCGGTGACTGGTGCACCGCCTGGCCGAGGCCCGCGAACCGCTTGGCGAGCTTGGCACCGGTCTCGGTGCCGAAGAGGTTGAAGCGGGGTTCCATGCTGTTCCTCCCTGGTCGGTCGATGCCCACAGGACGCCGCCGCTCCAGCCCGTGTGACAGCCCGCGGTTGTGACTCAGGCCACTGTCACAACCGCGGTTCGGGCGGTGTCTCGTGGAGGGAGACCGCATGCGAGGGGGACCGATGCCAGGCACCGCGACCGACACGTTCGTCAACCACCGCAACCTGCTCTTCACCGTCGCCTACGAGATGCTCGGCTCCGCCGCCGACGCCGAGGACGTGCTGCAGGAGACGTGGCTCAAGTGGTCGGGCGTCGAGCACGACACCGTCGAGAACCAGCGCGCCTACCTGGTCCGCATCGTCACCCGCCAGGCGCTCGGCCGGCTGCGCACCCTCGGCCGCCGCAAGGAGACCTACGTCGGTTCCTGGCTGCCGGAACCGCTGCTCACGGCCCCCGACGTGGCCGAGGACGTGGAGCTCGCCGACAGCGTGTCGATGGCGATGATGCTGGTCCTGGAGACCCTCACGCCCACCGAACGCGCGGTGTTCGTGCTCCGCGAGGTCTTCGGCCTCGACTACGACGAGATCTCCGCCGCCGTCGGCAAGACCCCGGCCGCCGTCCGCCAGATCGCCCACCGCGCCCGGTCCCACGTCGCCGCCCGCCGTCCGCGCGAAGTCGTCACCCAGGCGGCCACCCGCGCCGCCCTGGCCGCCTTCCAGCGCGCCACCGAGACCGGTGACCTGCAGGGACTCCTCGACCTGCTGGCACCCGACGTCGTCTTCCTCGGCGACGGCGGCGGCGTGAAGCAGGCCGTCGCACGCCCGGTGGTCGGCGCCGCGAAGGTCGCCCGCCTGCTGCTCGGCGGCCTGACCAGGGTGGCCGGCTGGAGCATGGAGCCCGCCCAGGTCAACGGCTACCCGGCGCTGGTCTTCAAGTTCGCCGGCGAGCTGGACGCGGTGATCGCGCTGCGGATCGACGACGGGCTGATCAGCGGCCTCTACGCGGTGCGCAACCCGGCCAAGCTGTCGCACATGGCGCAGGAGACCCGGCTGGCCCGCTGAGGTTTAGCCGGAGCCACCAGGTGCCGATTCGACTAGTTGGAGAAGGACATCCTCCGGACCCCGATCTGACCATCTTTTGGCCAGGCGCTTGGCGGGGTTTCGGCGGTGCAGCACGCTAACCTCGGATCCGGGGCGGCTGATAGCGGTCCCCACTCCACTCGTATCGCGAGGCACCGGTCGAGCATCGGTGCCTCAGAGGCCGTCGATCGCGAGGTGAGCCGATCATGAGGTTGCCCCACCGCACGTCTGTCCAGCCGCTGGTAGTCGCCGCGTGACGAAACCGCAGAGCGTCAACGAGCAGCAGGTCCCGAAGCGCAGCTTCCTCGAGAGCGTGCGCGACGTCAGCCGCAACCCGGAGCCCGAACGGGTCGGCCAGCGCTGGGGCTTCGGTGCGTTCCTGCTGGTGGAAGCCGTCTTCATCCTGTCGGCGGTCTTCATCACCGCGGTCGGCAACAGCTTCGGCGCCACGCTCGAGAACTCGACGTCCCTGGTGCTCATCGGGTCGCTGGTGCCGATCATGCTCGCCGCCGCCCTCGCGGTGGTGATCACCTACGTGCGCGGCAACGGCCCGGTGATCGACCTCCGGCTCAGCATGACGAAGGAGG from Lentzea guizhouensis harbors:
- a CDS encoding carboxymuconolactone decarboxylase family protein, which gives rise to MEPRFNLFGTETGAKLAKRFAGLGQAVHQSPLPVLTAELVSLRASQLNGCGFCLDMHVKEAVAAGEDPLRLHLVAGWRETTVFTEAEQAALAFAEEGTLLARDGVSDETWANVRKHYDDEQVAALVCLVGLINAANRMAVITQQKGGSYQVGALAQAQ
- a CDS encoding RNA polymerase sigma-70 factor; the protein is MPGTATDTFVNHRNLLFTVAYEMLGSAADAEDVLQETWLKWSGVEHDTVENQRAYLVRIVTRQALGRLRTLGRRKETYVGSWLPEPLLTAPDVAEDVELADSVSMAMMLVLETLTPTERAVFVLREVFGLDYDEISAAVGKTPAAVRQIAHRARSHVAARRPREVVTQAATRAALAAFQRATETGDLQGLLDLLAPDVVFLGDGGGVKQAVARPVVGAAKVARLLLGGLTRVAGWSMEPAQVNGYPALVFKFAGELDAVIALRIDDGLISGLYAVRNPAKLSHMAQETRLAR